In the genome of Hyphomicrobium sp. ghe19, the window CCGAACGTCTCGGCGATCACCTCGGGTCCGAGACTGGAACCTCCCATTCCCAGAAGAACAGCATCCCCGAAGCCTTCTCGTCTCACGTTGTTTGCGAAAGCTTCCAGTGCGCCAACGTCTCGAAGCTCGCGATCGACGATTTGCAGCCACCCGACCCATTTTTCTTCGCCTTTGTTGGTCCAAAGCGCGGCATCGCCGGACCAAAGAGACCTTACAAGTCCCTTCCTGCGCCAATCGTCTCGCTCCCGATCGATGGCGGCCTGCAGCTCGGGGAAGCCAGTGGAGATTTTTTGGCCAATGTGATCGCCTTCCATGAAAGCGAGGCGCCTTCGCGCAATGGCTCCGCAAAGCTTGTCGAAGGCGTCGGCAAACTGCTGCACCCCATCGACAACCAGCTGATCCGTGATGTCCTTGAGGGAAATCCCTTGTTTGCCGAGCGTCTCAAGAACTAAACGGGCGTCGGCAAGGCGATCTTCGATGGGGTCCGCCTTCGCCTCACCGTGATCGCGGAATGCATCCATCGTCGCGGGTGGCATCGTGTCGACCGTATCGCGTCCGATCAAAGCCTCGACGTAAAGAGTGTCTTTGTGGGCGGGATTTTTTGTGCTCGTCGAAGCCCACAGCAAACGCTGGGTTTTGGCTCCGGCTCCTGCGAGCCGGTGCCAACGCTCGCTTGAGAAGATCGCATTGTATCGTTCGTACGCGAGCTTCGCATTGGCGATCGCCACTTTGCCGCGCAATGAATCTGTGATTTTTTTGTCCGGGAGAGCATCCAATTTTTTGTCCGCGGCGATATCGATGCGGCTCACGAAAAAGCTTGCAACACTTGCGACGTGCGAGACGTCACCGCCCGCCTTCGAGAAATTTTCGAGGCCCGCGACATATGCTTCCGCAACCTCCTCGTAGACGGCGATCGAGAAAAGCAACGTGATATTGATATTGATGCCGGCGCCGATCAGCTCACGTATGGCAGGGATTCCTGCCGGCGAGCCAGGGACCTTCACCATCAAATTCGGGCGATCGACCGCTGCCCAAAGCCTCTTCGCTTCGGCGAGGGTCGCCTCGGTATCGTTCGCGATATAGGGCGAGCATTCGAGGCTGACATAGCCATCGCGGCCACCCGACCGATCATATACGGGGCGTAAAATGTCCGCCGCGTCACGAATATCGGCCAGCGCCAAATGCTCGTAGATGTCAATGACGCGATGATCGCCGCGCAACTGGAATTGCTTCAGCGCACTGGCGTACACATCGGTCTCGGCAATGGCCTTTTCGAAAATCGACGGATTCGACGTGATGCCCTTCAAGCCGTCGCGTTCGATAAGCGAGCGAATTTTTCCGCTCGTGATGAGGTCGCGCCTCAAATCATCCAGCCAGATCGACTGGCCGAAGCTTTCGAGTTGTTTCAGCCTGTTCACTTCGCGCTCCCTTCCATCAGGGCCATCTGATGTTTGGCTGCGGCGACAACGGCTTCTACGGTGAAGCCGAACTTTCGCATGACATCTTTGATCGGCGCCGACGCACCGAACGTGCGCATTCCGATCCGCGCGCCATCGACGCCGACATACCGATCCCAGCCGATCACCGAGCCTGCTTCGACGGAAACGCGCGCCTTGACGCCTCGAGGCAAGACGCTCTCGCGATACTCGGCGTCCTGTTCTTCGAACAGCTCCCAAGACGGCATGCTGACGAGGCGTGCGGCAACGCCCTTCCGCTTCAACTCTTCGAACGCTTCCGCGCAGATCGAGACCTCGCTTCCGGTGCCAATCAGGATCACGGCTGGAGTGCCCTGCTTGGCATCCGCCATCACATAGGCGCCGCGCGCAACACCCGTCGCGGGAGCAAACTTCTTGCGATCGAAGGTCGGCAGAGGCTGGCGGCTAAGAGCGAGGCACGCGGGGTTCTTCTTCAGCTGCATCATTACGCGCCAGGCCTCGACCGTTTCGTTCGCGTCGGCGGGTCGCAATGTGATGAGCCCTGGAATGCCACGCAGAGCCAGCAGCTGTTCGATGGGCTGATGTGTCGGGCCATCTTCGCCGAGCCCGATCGAGTCGTGCGTGAAGACGTATATCGCCGGAATCTCCATCAACGCGCTCAAACGAATGGACGCTTTCATGTAGTCGGAAAAATTGAGAAAGGTGGACCCGTAGGCTCGCACACCGCTGAGCACGAGGCCGTTGACGATGGCGCCCATTGCATGTTCGCGAATACCAAAATGCAAATTGCGCGCGCCGTAGTTGTTTGCCTCGACGTCACCACCGCCATCGATGTTGGTTTTCGTCGACGGAGCAAGGTCAGCAGCGCCGCCGATGAAGAGCGGATCGTGCGCGGCGATCGCGTTTAGGGCTTTGCCTCCGGAGGCTCGCGTCGCAAGGCCTTTGGCGTCCGCAGGAAAGCTCGGCAGAGCCGCATCCCATCCTTGCGGCAAGCCCTTGGATTCGAGCAGGTCGAATTCCGCAGAGAGACCGGGACACTTGGATCTGAAGTCTTTAAGACTCTTGTTCCAAGCTTGCCAAGCTTGTTTGCCGCCTGCGCCGATACCGGTCTCGAAATGCTTCGTGACGCCATCCGGGACAAGGAACATTGCATCCTCTGGCCAACCGTAGCTGCGTTTTGCCAGACGAACTTCTTCCTCGCCCAACGGTTCGCCATGCGCTGCGCTCGTGTCGTGCTTGTGCGGAGCGCCATAGCCGATGTGGCTGTCGGCGATAATCAACGACGGAACATCGGGCGTATCGCGGAATTTCGTCAGCGCCTCGGCAAGTCTTTCGGTATCGTTGACATCGCCTACGTGGTCGACGTTCCAACCATAGCTGAGAAAGCGGTCGCCCACGTTTTCACTAAAAGCGAGGTCCGTGTGGCCTTCGATGGTCACGCGATTGTTGTCATAGATCCAGCAGAGATTGCCGAGCATCAGATGACCGGCGAACGAGGCCGCTTCGCTCGCGACGCCCTCCATCATATCGCCATCGCCGCAGACGGCGAAAACGTTGTAGTCGAATAAGGTGAGGCCGGGCTGATTGAACTTCTTTGCCAGCCATTTCCCGGCGAGAGCCATTCCCACACTCATGCCGCAGCCCTGCCCGAGCGGCCCGGTCGTCGCTTCGACGCCGGTGGTGCGGCCATACTCTGGGTGTCCCGGGCATTTGCTGTCGAGCTGGCGGAACGCTTTGATATCTTCCAATGTGACAGCTAGGCCGTTCGGTCTACCTTCTTTGGCGTTCCGCTCTCTGACTCCTGCAAGATGCAGAATGGAGTACAGGAGCATCGAGGCATGGCCGTTCGATAAAACAAAGCGGTCGCGATTGGGCCAATACGGATTATCGGGATCGAAGCGCAGAAAGCGCTGCCAAAGAGTATAAACGAGGGGCGCCAGAGCCATTGGCGTGCCGGGATGACCGGAGTTCGCCTTCTGCACGGCGTCCATGGATAACGTGCGGATGGTATTGATGCACACGTCATCGATATTCAGCTCACGTTGCAAAACTTGCGGTTTTGTTGCGGTGCCGCGGCTCATCGGGCAGATCCAGAAGACTAATCGTCGAATGGCGGCAGCTGGAGCGAGTTGGAAAACACCTTACGAACAGGGCCGCCACGACAGCCGCCACAATGATCGACGTCGAGGGGGAAACGGATCGGCGCTCAACTCGTTCCGCAACAGATGTGGCGACTTTCAAAAAGCCACAACCTCTCTCCCTGGCTTCATCGATGTCGTTCAAAGTACAGGTCGGTCCGGCTCAAATTGCCATTCATCAGGGGCAGACGGTTTTCGTTACGCGTCCCGATGGCCAAGTGAAATCTCCCGGCAACCACGGGCTCTATTTTCGCGACACCCGGCTCATCAGCACTTGGGCGATTTATGTAAACGGTGAGAAATGGGATCTACTGAACGGCGGCGCCGTGGCCTCGAACGCCGCACGTATCCACGCGACAAACCCCAGCTTCATGACCGAAGACGGGCCAATCGCCGCCCGAACCTTGGGTTTACTCATCGGCCGCCATATCGAAGGAGGAATGCACGAAGACATCTACGTCTCGAACAGCGGGCTCGGAGCCGTCCGTTTCAATTTGGAAATCGCCACTCGCGCGGATTTTGCCGACATCTTCGAAGTGAAAGCAAACGCCGTCGTCCGTCGCGGCTCTATAACGACGACGTGGTCGCCACAGAGACAGATGGTTCACGATAGTTACCGGAATAAAGATTTCCATCGCGAAATTATCGTGCGAGCGGACGCCGGCGACGGTGAACATGCCGTCTACGCCAATGGCCGCCTGACTTTCGAGATCGCGCTCAAGCCGGGCGAGGTTTGGCATCGCTGTCTGTACTACGAATTCATTGACGGGAAAGAACGTGTTCTGGCGCCGCGCGGGTGCATCGACACAAGCGGCGAGGAGCGACACTCGCAGAAAATTTCGGAATGGCAAACCACGGTTCTCAAAATCGTGACCAGCAACGAGGAATTCTACCGCAACTTCAATCAAGGCGTACTCGATATGGCCGCGCTGCGGTTGCCGCTCAAGGGAACGAGCGGAATGGTATTCGTTCCCGCGGCGGGCCTGCCTTGGTTCCTGGCTTTGTTCGGCCGCGATACGTTGATCGCTTCGCTGCAGACCATGATCGTCTATCCGGAATTCGCAGAAGGGACGCTCGACGTCCTGGCGCAATACCAAGCGCATGAACGTGACGATTACCGTGACGCCGAGCCAGGGAAAATTCTGCACGAGCTTCGTTACGGCGAGCTCGCCCATTTCCGCCAAATTCCGCACACGCCGTATTATGGCACTGCCGACGCCACGCCGTTATATCTCGTCGCGCTGCACGCCGCCTGGCGCGCGACCGGCGACGCGGATCTTATCGAGCGGCTTCTCCCCACCGCAGAAGCCTGCCTCGACTGGATCGATAAATACGGCGATCGCGATGGCGATGGATTTCAGGAATATCAGACGCGGTCGCCCGCCGGTTACGAGAACATGGGCTGGAAGGACGCAGGAAATTCGATCGTCTATCCCGACGGCGCGCTGGTCGACGGACCAAAAGCGCTGTGCGAATTGCAAGGCTATGTTTACGACGCATGGCTCCGCATGGCCGAGATCTATGAAGCATTTGATAACAAACGGCGGGCCGGTGCCTTACGCCGAAAAGCGGCGCACCTGTTTGAAAAGTTCAACGAAGACTTCTGGGATGAGGAGTCGGGCTTCTATGCTCTCGCGCTCGACGGCGCGAAGAAGAAGGTCCTGACGGTCGCTTCCAACGTCGGACACTGTCTCTGGTCCGGCATCATCGCGCCGGAGCGAGCAGATCAGGTCGTGAAACGTTTGATGCGTAAGGACATGCTTTCGGGCTGGGGCATCCGCACGCTATCGGCAGATCATCCCGCGTTCAACCCATACGATTACCAGACAGGCGCCGTCTGGCCGCATGATAATTCCCTCATCGCACTCGGCATGAAACGATACGGCTTTCCGCGCGAAGCCGCCCTCGTCGCACGGGAACTGAGCGGCGCGGCGAGCCATTTCCTTCTGAACCAACTTCCAGAGCTCTATGGTGGATTGCAGCGCGAGGAGGACGGCTTCCCAATTCAATATCTCGGTGCCAATGTTCCGCAAGCCTGGGCGGCGGGCACGCCGTTTCTGCTACTTCAAGCGCTTTTGGGACTGCAGCAGGATGCTCCTCGCGGCAAAATTTACGTCGATCCCGTATTGCCCGATTGGTTGCCCGATATCACGCTGAGGGACCTCCGGCTTGGCCGAGCGCGGTTCGATATCCACTTCTGGCGAGATGGAAAAGAGACCCTGTTCGAGGTGCTCAAGGGGGATGCCGCAGCCGTTGAAAGGGCTGCGCTCGCCACACCCGCATCCGCTGGAGGCGTGGATCATGTCCCAACCTGATCGACTGTGGATCGAAGATTACGCGCTAATCAGCGATTGCCAATCTGCCGCTCTGGTCGGACGCAACGGTTCCATCGATTGGCTATGCTGGCCCCGTTTCGACTCCAGCGCGTGCTTTGCCGCTCTCTTGGGAAACCCCGAACACGGGCGATGGCTCATCGCGCCGAAAGCATCTGCCAAGCGGATCACGCGCCGGTACATCGACAACTCTTTGGTCCTGGTCACGACATTCGAAACGGCGAGTGGGACCGCAGAACTGATCGATTTCATGCCACCGCACGACGAGAGCGCGGATCTGGTCCGCATCGTTCGCGGTGTCGAAGGGCATGTCCCGCTGCATATGGAGTTGATTATTCGCTTCGAATACGGCGCGTTCGTCCCTTGGGTCGAACGTTTCGACGAGAGCCTCCGCGCGATTGCCGGTCCCGATATGGTCATTTTGCGCGCGCCTGTGGATTTGCGTGGCGAGGATCTGACGACCGTCGCGGATTTTCACGTTTCAGCCGGTGAAAATGTGCCCTTCGTTTTGAGTTACGGTCCCTCACAACGCAAGCCGCCCGAAGGTGTGGACCCGGAGGCCGCGCTCAAAAGCACAGAAGCATATTGGCGCGACTGGTCCGGCCATTGCGTTTCGGCTGGACGTTGGACACCCCTCGTCAAACGCTCGCTGTGCGTATTGAAAGGCCTGACCTACGCTCCAACCGGTGGCATCGTTGCTGCCCCCACGACGTCACTGCCGGAGCTAGAGGACGGCGTCCGGAACTGGGACTATCGATACTGCTGGCTGCGCGACGCGACGTTGACTCTGCTCGCTCTTGGAAGCGCGGGCTACTACGAAGAAGCGCGCGACTGGCGTGATTGGCTTGTTCGGGCCATTGCAGGCAGCCCGGACCAACTGCAGATCATGTACGGGATCAATGGCAAGCGTCGTCTGCAGGAATGGGTGGTCGAATGGCTGCCTGGATTCCGGGGCGCACGACCAGTCCGGGTCGGAAACGCCGCCGCCACTCAACTCCAGCTCGACGTTTACGGCGAGATTACCGACGCCATGTACCAAGCGCGCGCACACGGGTTGCCCCCTGCGGATCGTTGGCATGCAATCTCTCTCGCGCTCCTAGATCACCTCGAAACGGCCTGGCGCCAGCCCGACGAGGGGATTTGGGAAGTGCGAGGGCCGCCACAGCACTTCGTTCATTCGAAAGTTCTGACATGGGTCGCGTTCGACCGTATGGTGAGGTGGGCCGAGGGGCACGCCGAAGAGGCGCCGCTGGATCGGTGGCGCTCGTTACGCGACGAAATTCACAACGACGTCTGTTGCAACGGCTTCGACACCGAGCTGAACAGTTTTGCGCAGGCCTATGGCTCGAAGTTTCTCGATGCGAGCCTGTTGCTACTCCCCATCGTCGGCTTCCTGCCGCCGTCCGACCCACGAATACTGGGCACCGTCAAAGCGATCGAGCGCCGTCTTCTGCGCAATGGATTGGTCTACCGCTACGCGACGACCGAGACTGAAGATGGTTTGCCACCCGGCGAAGGAGCGTTCCTTGCATGCAGTTTCTGGTTTGTAGACAATCTTGTCCTGCAGGGTCGCATTGACGAAGGCGAAGCCATGTTCGAACGCCTCGTCTCACTCTGCAACGACGTCGGACTTCTCGCCGAAGAATATGATCCCGTCTCGAAGCATCAGATGGGCAATTTTCCGCAGGCCTTCAGCCACGTCTCCCTCATCAATTCTGCCTACAATCTCACGCTCTACAAGGGCATGTCCGAAGAATGCTCGGAGTGGAACTCACGACGGGCGACAATGCGGCGTGGCGGCTCATCGACTGGGTGTTGAAAGTTTCACTCACAATACGCTTGGAACTTTCTCAATTGCGATGGGGCCGCTTCGCGTTAGGATAGATGGTCATATCGCGAAGCACGCAGCGAAGGCTTTCGAGGCATTTATTCTCGAGCACTACAGGAAGTTCGAATTGGGCCAGGGCTGAAGGCCTTAACCGCGAATGGATGCCGCGGTCTCCTCAGCTCTTTCCAGATTCGCGCGCGCGGCGGAGAGCTGCGGCGAGCGCAGATTCCCCCTCGGGGGCTTTCGTGCTTGGCGCCGTAGCGCTTGAACGACGGACGTCAGCACGGAGATCGCGCGGGGGCGACTGGCTCTCGATTGCTCCCGACTTCATCGTCAGCGCCACGCGCTTGCGGTCGACGTCGACGTCCTTCACCCGCACCTTAACGACGTCGCCTGCTTTGACCACCTCGCGCGGATCCTTCACGAACTTGTCGGCGAGCTCCGATATGTGGACCAGGCCGTCCTGATGCACGCCGACATCGACGAAGGCGCCGAACGCCGTCACATTCGTCACCACGCCTTCGAGCATCATGCCTGGACGCAAATCCGCGATTTTTTCGACGCCCTCCTTGAATTCGGCGGTCTTGAACTCGGGACGCGGATCGCGGCCCGGCTTTTCGAGCTCGGCTAAAATGTCCACGACAGTCGGAGTACCGAAACGTTCGTCGGCGAACTGCTTGGGGTCCAGCGATTTCAGAAAGGCGCTGTCGCCAATCATGGCCTTGATAGGCCGCTTCATTTCTTTGGCGATGCGCTCGACGACGTCGTAAGCTTCCGGGTGAACTGCGGAAGCATCGAGCGGGTTGGCGCCATTCGCGATGCGCAAGAAGCCAGCGGCCTGCTCGTATGCCTTCGGTCCCAGGCGCGCGACCTTTTTGATTTCCGTACGTCTCTTGAAGGCGCCGTTCTCATTTCGATGCAAGACGATATTGCTCGCAATCGTTGCGTTCAGTCCGGCAACGCGCGCCAGCAGCGGCGCCGACGCCATGTTGACATCGACACCGACAGAGTTGACGCAATCCTCGACCACAGCATCAAGCGAACGCGCAAGCTCGGTCTGGTTGACGTCGTGCTGATATTGGCCAACGCCGATGGCTTTCGGTTCAATCTTGACGAGTTCCGCCAACGGGTCCTGCAAACGGCGCGCGATCGATACGGCGCCGCGCAGAGAAACATCGAGGTTCGGAAACTCTTGTGCACCGATCTCGGATGCGGAATAGACCGACGCGCCCGCTTCCGAGACCATCACTTTGGTGAGCTTGAGGTCCGGCATTTTCTTCATGAGATCGCCGGCAAGCTTGTCGGTTTCGCGGCTCGCGGTTCCATTGCCGATGGCAATGATATCAACCTTATGTTTGATGCTGAGCGCGGCCATAGCCGCCAGCGCGCCGTTCCAATCATTGCGCGGCTCGTGCGGATAGACGGTCGCGGTATCAAGAACCTTGCCGGTCTGATCGACGACGGCGACCTTGACGCCGGTGCGTATGCCGGGATCAAGCCCCATCGTCACGCGCGCACCGCCCGGAGCCGCCAGCAGGAGATCCTTGAGGTTCGTTTTAAAAACGCCGATGGCGGCGGTGTCGGAGTCTTCCTTTATGCGCGCCAAAAGATCGGCTGCGAGCGAGCCATGCAATCTGGTTTTCCAAGCAAGCTTGGCTGTTTCGATCAGCCATTTGTCGGCCGCGCGATTGCGCTCGGCGATGTTGAACGCGGTCATGATTTTAGCTTCGGCGGGATGCGCCTGCCCCGGCGCCAATTCGACATCAAGATCGAGGCCGAGAAGCCCTTCGTTGCGGCCACGCAAAAGAGCCAACGCGCG includes:
- a CDS encoding bifunctional transaldolase/phosoglucose isomerase produces the protein MNRLKQLESFGQSIWLDDLRRDLITSGKIRSLIERDGLKGITSNPSIFEKAIAETDVYASALKQFQLRGDHRVIDIYEHLALADIRDAADILRPVYDRSGGRDGYVSLECSPYIANDTEATLAEAKRLWAAVDRPNLMVKVPGSPAGIPAIRELIGAGININITLLFSIAVYEEVAEAYVAGLENFSKAGGDVSHVASVASFFVSRIDIAADKKLDALPDKKITDSLRGKVAIANAKLAYERYNAIFSSERWHRLAGAGAKTQRLLWASTSTKNPAHKDTLYVEALIGRDTVDTMPPATMDAFRDHGEAKADPIEDRLADARLVLETLGKQGISLKDITDQLVVDGVQQFADAFDKLCGAIARRRLAFMEGDHIGQKISTGFPELQAAIDRERDDWRRKGLVRSLWSGDAALWTNKGEEKWVGWLQIVDRELRDVGALEAFANNVRREGFGDAVLLGMGGSSLGPEVIAETFGRQSGWPLLHVLDSTDPAQIHTIEEGVQLDKTIFIVSSKSGSTVEPNILLDYFFARVSASVGRDRAGEHFVAVTDPGSSLEKRAKRSGFRHIFYGLPGIGGRYSVLSNFGLVPAALMGVDIKRLLETASVMERSCGPDVPPAANPGVELGIALGVAAASFGCNKVTIVASPKIDDLGAWLEQLLAESTGKNGRGLIPLTDEPLGTPDKYSADRFFVYVELEGMADTYQREAISALEKAGHPVARITVKDIWHLGQEFFRWEIATAVAGAVIGINPFDQPDVEASKVKTAALTKTYEKTHKWPDEHPLFREDGIAVYADPNNASALGRHNTLQGILKSYFDRVEPNDYVALLAYIERNKAHTKAMSAMRESIRDKTHAATCLGFGPRFQHSTGQAYKGGPNIGVFMQITTDDPEDIEIPGHRLSFGVVKAAQAQGDLDVLVERGRRALRIHLKDVDAGLAELERAVAEALA
- the tkt gene encoding transketolase, whose product is MSRGTATKPQVLQRELNIDDVCINTIRTLSMDAVQKANSGHPGTPMALAPLVYTLWQRFLRFDPDNPYWPNRDRFVLSNGHASMLLYSILHLAGVRERNAKEGRPNGLAVTLEDIKAFRQLDSKCPGHPEYGRTTGVEATTGPLGQGCGMSVGMALAGKWLAKKFNQPGLTLFDYNVFAVCGDGDMMEGVASEAASFAGHLMLGNLCWIYDNNRVTIEGHTDLAFSENVGDRFLSYGWNVDHVGDVNDTERLAEALTKFRDTPDVPSLIIADSHIGYGAPHKHDTSAAHGEPLGEEEVRLAKRSYGWPEDAMFLVPDGVTKHFETGIGAGGKQAWQAWNKSLKDFRSKCPGLSAEFDLLESKGLPQGWDAALPSFPADAKGLATRASGGKALNAIAAHDPLFIGGAADLAPSTKTNIDGGGDVEANNYGARNLHFGIREHAMGAIVNGLVLSGVRAYGSTFLNFSDYMKASIRLSALMEIPAIYVFTHDSIGLGEDGPTHQPIEQLLALRGIPGLITLRPADANETVEAWRVMMQLKKNPACLALSRQPLPTFDRKKFAPATGVARGAYVMADAKQGTPAVILIGTGSEVSICAEAFEELKRKGVAARLVSMPSWELFEEQDAEYRESVLPRGVKARVSVEAGSVIGWDRYVGVDGARIGMRTFGASAPIKDVMRKFGFTVEAVVAAAKHQMALMEGSAK
- a CDS encoding glycogen debranching N-terminal domain-containing protein produces the protein MSFKVQVGPAQIAIHQGQTVFVTRPDGQVKSPGNHGLYFRDTRLISTWAIYVNGEKWDLLNGGAVASNAARIHATNPSFMTEDGPIAARTLGLLIGRHIEGGMHEDIYVSNSGLGAVRFNLEIATRADFADIFEVKANAVVRRGSITTTWSPQRQMVHDSYRNKDFHREIIVRADAGDGEHAVYANGRLTFEIALKPGEVWHRCLYYEFIDGKERVLAPRGCIDTSGEERHSQKISEWQTTVLKIVTSNEEFYRNFNQGVLDMAALRLPLKGTSGMVFVPAAGLPWFLALFGRDTLIASLQTMIVYPEFAEGTLDVLAQYQAHERDDYRDAEPGKILHELRYGELAHFRQIPHTPYYGTADATPLYLVALHAAWRATGDADLIERLLPTAEACLDWIDKYGDRDGDGFQEYQTRSPAGYENMGWKDAGNSIVYPDGALVDGPKALCELQGYVYDAWLRMAEIYEAFDNKRRAGALRRKAAHLFEKFNEDFWDEESGFYALALDGAKKKVLTVASNVGHCLWSGIIAPERADQVVKRLMRKDMLSGWGIRTLSADHPAFNPYDYQTGAVWPHDNSLIALGMKRYGFPREAALVARELSGAASHFLLNQLPELYGGLQREEDGFPIQYLGANVPQAWAAGTPFLLLQALLGLQQDAPRGKIYVDPVLPDWLPDITLRDLRLGRARFDIHFWRDGKETLFEVLKGDAAAVERAALATPASAGGVDHVPT
- a CDS encoding glycoside hydrolase family 15 protein; translation: MSQPDRLWIEDYALISDCQSAALVGRNGSIDWLCWPRFDSSACFAALLGNPEHGRWLIAPKASAKRITRRYIDNSLVLVTTFETASGTAELIDFMPPHDESADLVRIVRGVEGHVPLHMELIIRFEYGAFVPWVERFDESLRAIAGPDMVILRAPVDLRGEDLTTVADFHVSAGENVPFVLSYGPSQRKPPEGVDPEAALKSTEAYWRDWSGHCVSAGRWTPLVKRSLCVLKGLTYAPTGGIVAAPTTSLPELEDGVRNWDYRYCWLRDATLTLLALGSAGYYEEARDWRDWLVRAIAGSPDQLQIMYGINGKRRLQEWVVEWLPGFRGARPVRVGNAAATQLQLDVYGEITDAMYQARAHGLPPADRWHAISLALLDHLETAWRQPDEGIWEVRGPPQHFVHSKVLTWVAFDRMVRWAEGHAEEAPLDRWRSLRDEIHNDVCCNGFDTELNSFAQAYGSKFLDASLLLLPIVGFLPPSDPRILGTVKAIERRLLRNGLVYRYATTETEDGLPPGEGAFLACSFWFVDNLVLQGRIDEGEAMFERLVSLCNDVGLLAEEYDPVSKHQMGNFPQAFSHVSLINSAYNLTLYKGMSEECSEWNSRRATMRRGGSSTGC
- a CDS encoding Tex family protein, which encodes MDSINTRIAKELNVQVAQVTAAVELLGDGATVPFIARYRKEKTGGLDDTQLRKLEERLGYLTELEGRRAAVLKSITEQGKLTPELERALRGADTKVDLEDLYAPFKPKRRTKAQIAREAGLEPLADALIANPTLDPSKEAEKFVAVDKGVSDGKAALEGARSILIERMTENAKLVGDLRQWLWSTGLVTSKVLKGKETEGAKFSDYFDFRQAARQIPSHRALALLRGRNEGLLGLDLDVELAPGQAHPAEAKIMTAFNIAERNRAADKWLIETAKLAWKTRLHGSLAADLLARIKEDSDTAAIGVFKTNLKDLLLAAPGGARVTMGLDPGIRTGVKVAVVDQTGKVLDTATVYPHEPRNDWNGALAAMAALSIKHKVDIIAIGNGTASRETDKLAGDLMKKMPDLKLTKVMVSEAGASVYSASEIGAQEFPNLDVSLRGAVSIARRLQDPLAELVKIEPKAIGVGQYQHDVNQTELARSLDAVVEDCVNSVGVDVNMASAPLLARVAGLNATIASNIVLHRNENGAFKRRTEIKKVARLGPKAYEQAAGFLRIANGANPLDASAVHPEAYDVVERIAKEMKRPIKAMIGDSAFLKSLDPKQFADERFGTPTVVDILAELEKPGRDPRPEFKTAEFKEGVEKIADLRPGMMLEGVVTNVTAFGAFVDVGVHQDGLVHISELADKFVKDPREVVKAGDVVKVRVKDVDVDRKRVALTMKSGAIESQSPPRDLRADVRRSSATAPSTKAPEGESALAAALRRARESGKS